One genomic segment of Cottoperca gobio chromosome 21, fCotGob3.1, whole genome shotgun sequence includes these proteins:
- the wdr4 gene encoding tRNA (guanine-N(7)-)-methyltransferase non-catalytic subunit wdr4 isoform X1, with amino-acid sequence MTAVGFCGEWFVFTCDKKLVAIHTKRARESFVFDCSTAEKKPTNTKDDNNSFSVLSDGGASEETGSDKVLAFSVSPSGKLVALTDDTKRLVLFHCEPSWQCISIRWVVRRCTSLMFSQAEDELLATDKSGDVYSFSVVEPQREGELKMGHLSMLLAVSMSPDDKYIITADRDEKIRVSHLRSPYNIQSFCLGHQQFVSALLVPSGHPHWLLSGSGDGTMKLWEYESGRELQSWDLKELEETQSSEADKQKVTKMPTVCRITSSADARHVAVQCERVSTVHFFTVDQEGEEKLVPHRRVSLSHCPLDMTFDPEGRLWVLMDSSDAPLQIYTHRRDSWECDAESPELNRVTEAFKPHWDTLEASTKTNNRFEHLYKVSFDNVTTYLQKKRQRLEKQQQKRGVAQKANSNKKTKKETSEAVTESST; translated from the exons atgACTGCTGTCGGCTTCTGTGGAGAGTGGTTTGTTTTCACCTGCGACAAGAAACTCGTAGCAATTCACACCAAACGAGCCAG AGAATCGTTTGTGTTTGACTGCAGCACTGCTGAGAAGAAGCCGACGAATACGAAGGATGATAACAACAG CTTCTCTGTCCTCAGTGATGGCGGTGCCtcagaggaaacaggaagtgacaaagTCCTTGCCTTCAGCGTGTCTCCATCTGGAAAGCTTGTGGCGCTGACTGATGACACCAAGAGACTGGTCCTGTTTCACTGTGAGCCTTCATGGCAGTGTATCAGCATCAG GTGGGTGGTGAGGAGGTGCACCTCCCTGATGTTCAGCCAGGCAGAGGACGAGCTGCTGGCCACTGACAAATCAGGAGATGTGTACTCCTTCTCAGTCGTGGAGCCACAGAGAGAGGGCGAGCTGAAGATGGGCCACCTCTCCATGTTGCTAGCTGTA AGCATGTCACCGGACGACAAGTACATCATTACAGCTGACCGTGATGAGAAGATTAGAGTGAGCCACCTCAGGTCTCCGTACAACATCCAGTCCTTCTGCCTGGGACATCAACA GTTTGTCAGTGCTCTGCTGGTCCCATCAGGTCACCCACACTGGCTGCTGTCTGGATCAGGG gaCGGGACCATGAAGCTGTGGGAGTACGAGTCTGGTCGTGAGCTGCAGAGCTGGGACCTTAAAGAGCTTGAAGAAACGCAGAGCTCTGAGGCTGACAAACAGAAGGTAACCAAG ATGCCAACTGTGTGCCGTATTACCAGCTCTGCTGATGCTCGCCATGTAGCTGTGCAGTGTGAAAG agtgtcCACAGTTCACTTCTTCACTGTGGACCAGGAGGGTGAAGAGAAGCTGGTGCCACACAGAAGGGTCTCCCTGTCCCACTGCCCCCTggacatgacctttgacccggAGGGCCGGCTCTGGGTGCTGATGGACTCCAGTGATGCACCGCTCCAAATATACACGCACAGACGAGACTCCTGGGAG TGTGATGCTGAGAGCCCTGAACTGAACAGAGTGACTGAAGCCTTCAAGCCGCACTGGGACACACTTGAGG CCTCCACAAAGACCAACAACCGCTTCGAGCATCTGTACAAGGTGAGCTTTGACAACGTGACGACGTACCTGCAGAAGAAGCGGCAGAGActggagaagcagcagcagaagagggGGGTGGCACAGAAGGCAAACAGCAACAAGAAGACCAAGAAGGAGACGTCAGAAGCTGTAACTGAGTCATCTACCTGA
- the wdr4 gene encoding tRNA (guanine-N(7)-)-methyltransferase non-catalytic subunit wdr4 isoform X2, whose product MTAVGFCGEWFVFTCDKKLVAIHTKRARESFVFDCSTAEKKPTNTKDDNNSFSVLSDGGASEETGSDKVLAFSVSPSGKLVALTDDTKRLVLFHCEPSWQCISIRWVVRRCTSLMFSQAEDELLATDKSGDVYSFSVVEPQREGELKMGHLSMLLAVSMSPDDKYIITADRDEKIRVSHLRSPYNIQSFCLGHQQFVSALLVPSGHPHWLLSGSGDGTMKLWEYESGRELQSWDLKELEETQSSEADKQKMPTVCRITSSADARHVAVQCERVSTVHFFTVDQEGEEKLVPHRRVSLSHCPLDMTFDPEGRLWVLMDSSDAPLQIYTHRRDSWECDAESPELNRVTEAFKPHWDTLEASTKTNNRFEHLYKVSFDNVTTYLQKKRQRLEKQQQKRGVAQKANSNKKTKKETSEAVTESST is encoded by the exons atgACTGCTGTCGGCTTCTGTGGAGAGTGGTTTGTTTTCACCTGCGACAAGAAACTCGTAGCAATTCACACCAAACGAGCCAG AGAATCGTTTGTGTTTGACTGCAGCACTGCTGAGAAGAAGCCGACGAATACGAAGGATGATAACAACAG CTTCTCTGTCCTCAGTGATGGCGGTGCCtcagaggaaacaggaagtgacaaagTCCTTGCCTTCAGCGTGTCTCCATCTGGAAAGCTTGTGGCGCTGACTGATGACACCAAGAGACTGGTCCTGTTTCACTGTGAGCCTTCATGGCAGTGTATCAGCATCAG GTGGGTGGTGAGGAGGTGCACCTCCCTGATGTTCAGCCAGGCAGAGGACGAGCTGCTGGCCACTGACAAATCAGGAGATGTGTACTCCTTCTCAGTCGTGGAGCCACAGAGAGAGGGCGAGCTGAAGATGGGCCACCTCTCCATGTTGCTAGCTGTA AGCATGTCACCGGACGACAAGTACATCATTACAGCTGACCGTGATGAGAAGATTAGAGTGAGCCACCTCAGGTCTCCGTACAACATCCAGTCCTTCTGCCTGGGACATCAACA GTTTGTCAGTGCTCTGCTGGTCCCATCAGGTCACCCACACTGGCTGCTGTCTGGATCAGGG gaCGGGACCATGAAGCTGTGGGAGTACGAGTCTGGTCGTGAGCTGCAGAGCTGGGACCTTAAAGAGCTTGAAGAAACGCAGAGCTCTGAGGCTGACAAACAGAAG ATGCCAACTGTGTGCCGTATTACCAGCTCTGCTGATGCTCGCCATGTAGCTGTGCAGTGTGAAAG agtgtcCACAGTTCACTTCTTCACTGTGGACCAGGAGGGTGAAGAGAAGCTGGTGCCACACAGAAGGGTCTCCCTGTCCCACTGCCCCCTggacatgacctttgacccggAGGGCCGGCTCTGGGTGCTGATGGACTCCAGTGATGCACCGCTCCAAATATACACGCACAGACGAGACTCCTGGGAG TGTGATGCTGAGAGCCCTGAACTGAACAGAGTGACTGAAGCCTTCAAGCCGCACTGGGACACACTTGAGG CCTCCACAAAGACCAACAACCGCTTCGAGCATCTGTACAAGGTGAGCTTTGACAACGTGACGACGTACCTGCAGAAGAAGCGGCAGAGActggagaagcagcagcagaagagggGGGTGGCACAGAAGGCAAACAGCAACAAGAAGACCAAGAAGGAGACGTCAGAAGCTGTAACTGAGTCATCTACCTGA
- the wdr4 gene encoding tRNA (guanine-N(7)-)-methyltransferase non-catalytic subunit wdr4 isoform X3: MTAVGFCGEWFVFTCDKKLVAIHTKRARESFVFDCSTAEKKPTNTKDDNNSDGGASEETGSDKVLAFSVSPSGKLVALTDDTKRLVLFHCEPSWQCISIRWVVRRCTSLMFSQAEDELLATDKSGDVYSFSVVEPQREGELKMGHLSMLLAVSMSPDDKYIITADRDEKIRVSHLRSPYNIQSFCLGHQQFVSALLVPSGHPHWLLSGSGDGTMKLWEYESGRELQSWDLKELEETQSSEADKQKVTKMPTVCRITSSADARHVAVQCERVSTVHFFTVDQEGEEKLVPHRRVSLSHCPLDMTFDPEGRLWVLMDSSDAPLQIYTHRRDSWECDAESPELNRVTEAFKPHWDTLEASTKTNNRFEHLYKVSFDNVTTYLQKKRQRLEKQQQKRGVAQKANSNKKTKKETSEAVTESST; encoded by the exons atgACTGCTGTCGGCTTCTGTGGAGAGTGGTTTGTTTTCACCTGCGACAAGAAACTCGTAGCAATTCACACCAAACGAGCCAG AGAATCGTTTGTGTTTGACTGCAGCACTGCTGAGAAGAAGCCGACGAATACGAAGGATGATAACAACAG TGATGGCGGTGCCtcagaggaaacaggaagtgacaaagTCCTTGCCTTCAGCGTGTCTCCATCTGGAAAGCTTGTGGCGCTGACTGATGACACCAAGAGACTGGTCCTGTTTCACTGTGAGCCTTCATGGCAGTGTATCAGCATCAG GTGGGTGGTGAGGAGGTGCACCTCCCTGATGTTCAGCCAGGCAGAGGACGAGCTGCTGGCCACTGACAAATCAGGAGATGTGTACTCCTTCTCAGTCGTGGAGCCACAGAGAGAGGGCGAGCTGAAGATGGGCCACCTCTCCATGTTGCTAGCTGTA AGCATGTCACCGGACGACAAGTACATCATTACAGCTGACCGTGATGAGAAGATTAGAGTGAGCCACCTCAGGTCTCCGTACAACATCCAGTCCTTCTGCCTGGGACATCAACA GTTTGTCAGTGCTCTGCTGGTCCCATCAGGTCACCCACACTGGCTGCTGTCTGGATCAGGG gaCGGGACCATGAAGCTGTGGGAGTACGAGTCTGGTCGTGAGCTGCAGAGCTGGGACCTTAAAGAGCTTGAAGAAACGCAGAGCTCTGAGGCTGACAAACAGAAGGTAACCAAG ATGCCAACTGTGTGCCGTATTACCAGCTCTGCTGATGCTCGCCATGTAGCTGTGCAGTGTGAAAG agtgtcCACAGTTCACTTCTTCACTGTGGACCAGGAGGGTGAAGAGAAGCTGGTGCCACACAGAAGGGTCTCCCTGTCCCACTGCCCCCTggacatgacctttgacccggAGGGCCGGCTCTGGGTGCTGATGGACTCCAGTGATGCACCGCTCCAAATATACACGCACAGACGAGACTCCTGGGAG TGTGATGCTGAGAGCCCTGAACTGAACAGAGTGACTGAAGCCTTCAAGCCGCACTGGGACACACTTGAGG CCTCCACAAAGACCAACAACCGCTTCGAGCATCTGTACAAGGTGAGCTTTGACAACGTGACGACGTACCTGCAGAAGAAGCGGCAGAGActggagaagcagcagcagaagagggGGGTGGCACAGAAGGCAAACAGCAACAAGAAGACCAAGAAGGAGACGTCAGAAGCTGTAACTGAGTCATCTACCTGA
- the wdr4 gene encoding tRNA (guanine-N(7)-)-methyltransferase non-catalytic subunit wdr4 isoform X4 yields the protein MTAVGFCGEWFVFTCDKKLVAIHTKRARESFVFDCSTAEKKPTNTKDDNNSDGGASEETGSDKVLAFSVSPSGKLVALTDDTKRLVLFHCEPSWQCISIRWVVRRCTSLMFSQAEDELLATDKSGDVYSFSVVEPQREGELKMGHLSMLLAVSMSPDDKYIITADRDEKIRVSHLRSPYNIQSFCLGHQQFVSALLVPSGHPHWLLSGSGDGTMKLWEYESGRELQSWDLKELEETQSSEADKQKMPTVCRITSSADARHVAVQCERVSTVHFFTVDQEGEEKLVPHRRVSLSHCPLDMTFDPEGRLWVLMDSSDAPLQIYTHRRDSWECDAESPELNRVTEAFKPHWDTLEASTKTNNRFEHLYKVSFDNVTTYLQKKRQRLEKQQQKRGVAQKANSNKKTKKETSEAVTESST from the exons atgACTGCTGTCGGCTTCTGTGGAGAGTGGTTTGTTTTCACCTGCGACAAGAAACTCGTAGCAATTCACACCAAACGAGCCAG AGAATCGTTTGTGTTTGACTGCAGCACTGCTGAGAAGAAGCCGACGAATACGAAGGATGATAACAACAG TGATGGCGGTGCCtcagaggaaacaggaagtgacaaagTCCTTGCCTTCAGCGTGTCTCCATCTGGAAAGCTTGTGGCGCTGACTGATGACACCAAGAGACTGGTCCTGTTTCACTGTGAGCCTTCATGGCAGTGTATCAGCATCAG GTGGGTGGTGAGGAGGTGCACCTCCCTGATGTTCAGCCAGGCAGAGGACGAGCTGCTGGCCACTGACAAATCAGGAGATGTGTACTCCTTCTCAGTCGTGGAGCCACAGAGAGAGGGCGAGCTGAAGATGGGCCACCTCTCCATGTTGCTAGCTGTA AGCATGTCACCGGACGACAAGTACATCATTACAGCTGACCGTGATGAGAAGATTAGAGTGAGCCACCTCAGGTCTCCGTACAACATCCAGTCCTTCTGCCTGGGACATCAACA GTTTGTCAGTGCTCTGCTGGTCCCATCAGGTCACCCACACTGGCTGCTGTCTGGATCAGGG gaCGGGACCATGAAGCTGTGGGAGTACGAGTCTGGTCGTGAGCTGCAGAGCTGGGACCTTAAAGAGCTTGAAGAAACGCAGAGCTCTGAGGCTGACAAACAGAAG ATGCCAACTGTGTGCCGTATTACCAGCTCTGCTGATGCTCGCCATGTAGCTGTGCAGTGTGAAAG agtgtcCACAGTTCACTTCTTCACTGTGGACCAGGAGGGTGAAGAGAAGCTGGTGCCACACAGAAGGGTCTCCCTGTCCCACTGCCCCCTggacatgacctttgacccggAGGGCCGGCTCTGGGTGCTGATGGACTCCAGTGATGCACCGCTCCAAATATACACGCACAGACGAGACTCCTGGGAG TGTGATGCTGAGAGCCCTGAACTGAACAGAGTGACTGAAGCCTTCAAGCCGCACTGGGACACACTTGAGG CCTCCACAAAGACCAACAACCGCTTCGAGCATCTGTACAAGGTGAGCTTTGACAACGTGACGACGTACCTGCAGAAGAAGCGGCAGAGActggagaagcagcagcagaagagggGGGTGGCACAGAAGGCAAACAGCAACAAGAAGACCAAGAAGGAGACGTCAGAAGCTGTAACTGAGTCATCTACCTGA